In Diorhabda carinulata isolate Delta chromosome 6, icDioCari1.1, whole genome shotgun sequence, a single genomic region encodes these proteins:
- the LOC130895210 gene encoding adult-specific cuticular protein ACP-20-like, with product MKTTFFLIFAVFGYVTATHGYDNAHYKFEYGVHDPHTHDHKSQHEHRDGHHVHGGYTLKEADGTHRIVKYKSGPHSGFEAVVERVGHAQHPAHYGGHGGATSYVGVTHWANQGSDGGHGY from the exons ATGAAGacg actttctttttgattttcgCCGTTTTCGGTTATGTTACAGCCACTCACGGATAC GACAACGCCCATTACAAATTCGAATACGGCGTCCACGATCCTCACACCCACGACCACAAATCCCAACACGAACATAGAGACGGACACCACGTCCACGGAGGTTACACTCTAAAAGAAGCTGACGGTACCCACAGAATCGTCAAATACAAATCGGGACCTCATAGTGGTTTTGAGGCTGTTGTAGAACGCGTAGGACACGCTCAACATCCTGCACATTACGGTGGACATGGTGGAGCCACTAGCTACGTCGGTGTTACCCATTGGGCTAACCAAGGAAGCGACGGTGGACATGGTTACTGA